In the Streptomyces sp. f51 genome, one interval contains:
- a CDS encoding HAMP domain-containing sensor histidine kinase, producing the protein MVLWATAVVTVALVGAGVAVLASLRVNLTEQAQGEANDTARRIALGVATWRGGDARLVLPEGAREGVPVQVTDEEGRLLAVGGGLESISGTGVTAVRVPRTAPSSTAPSAGVAASPTPVPAPAAQLGTATADDHGGGHGRGRGRSGDDGASDDTGSGGGGSDDHGTDDHGSVGGPTPQAGDPAIGTIGDTVQEGSGHAVIDGRDAPYRFATVKATDLGGRTVLVHAGAALTARESAVRSAAAAMLAGLPLILLVVGGVTWLVTRRALAPVEGIRREMAAITASEDLSRRVPEPASHDEVARLARTTNETLTALEAAVDRQRRFVADASHELRSPIASLRTQLEVGSAHPQLLDVPGAVKDTERLQHLAADLLLLARLDAGERPGQGRVDLGELVREETRRRPRGRAPVSFPSGGAGQVTGSRGQLARVIGNLLDNAQRHAHTEVVVGVKDEGDQVVLTVADDGGGVPGAERERIFERFVRLDDARARDDGGAGLGLAIARDVALRHGGTLTVGEAASGGALFELRLPAGAVPPPPAHPTAERAQES; encoded by the coding sequence ATGGTCCTGTGGGCCACCGCGGTGGTGACGGTCGCGCTGGTGGGCGCCGGGGTCGCGGTGCTGGCGTCCCTGCGGGTGAACCTCACCGAGCAGGCGCAGGGCGAGGCCAACGACACGGCCCGCAGGATCGCCCTCGGGGTCGCCACCTGGCGCGGGGGCGACGCCCGGCTCGTGCTGCCCGAGGGGGCCCGGGAGGGAGTCCCCGTGCAGGTGACGGACGAGGAGGGCCGTCTGCTGGCCGTGGGTGGCGGGCTGGAGAGCATCAGCGGCACCGGTGTGACGGCCGTGCGTGTGCCGCGGACCGCCCCTTCCTCCACCGCGCCTTCTGCCGGCGTGGCCGCTTCCCCGACGCCGGTCCCGGCGCCCGCCGCGCAGCTCGGCACCGCGACCGCCGACGACCACGGGGGCGGGCATGGCCGGGGGCGCGGTCGGAGCGGCGACGACGGCGCCTCGGACGACACCGGTTCGGGCGGCGGTGGTTCGGACGACCACGGGACGGACGACCACGGCTCGGTCGGCGGCCCGACGCCCCAGGCGGGCGACCCGGCCATCGGGACCATCGGCGACACCGTCCAGGAGGGCTCCGGCCACGCCGTGATCGACGGGCGCGATGCCCCGTACCGCTTCGCCACCGTCAAGGCCACCGATCTCGGCGGGCGGACGGTGCTCGTCCACGCGGGCGCCGCCCTGACGGCGCGCGAGAGCGCCGTCCGCAGCGCCGCGGCGGCGATGTTGGCGGGACTGCCGCTGATCCTGCTGGTCGTCGGTGGTGTGACCTGGCTGGTGACACGGCGTGCCCTGGCCCCCGTCGAGGGCATCCGGCGCGAGATGGCGGCGATCACCGCTTCCGAGGACCTCTCCCGGCGCGTTCCGGAACCCGCGTCGCACGACGAGGTGGCTCGTCTGGCCCGCACGACCAACGAGACGCTCACCGCGCTGGAGGCCGCCGTCGACCGCCAGCGCCGTTTCGTGGCCGACGCCTCCCACGAGCTGCGCAGCCCCATCGCCTCGCTGCGCACGCAGCTCGAAGTGGGCTCGGCGCACCCGCAGTTGCTGGACGTGCCCGGCGCGGTCAAGGACACGGAGCGGTTGCAGCACCTCGCGGCCGATCTGCTGCTGCTCGCGCGGCTCGACGCCGGGGAACGGCCGGGGCAGGGACGGGTCGACCTCGGCGAACTGGTCCGCGAGGAGACGCGCCGTCGCCCCCGGGGCCGGGCACCGGTGTCCTTCCCTTCCGGCGGGGCTGGGCAAGTGACGGGCTCACGCGGCCAGTTGGCGCGGGTGATCGGCAACCTCCTGGACAACGCGCAGCGGCACGCGCACACCGAGGTCGTCGTGGGAGTGAAGGACGAGGGCGACCAGGTCGTGCTCACGGTCGCGGACGACGGCGGCGGTGTGCCGGGTGCCGAACGTGAGCGGATCTTCGAGCGGTTCGTACGGCTGGACGACGCGCGCGCCCGCGACGACGGCGGCGCGGGGCTGGGCCTCGCCATCGCCCGCGACGTGGCGCTGCGCCATGGCGGCACGCTCACCGTGGGCGAGGCTGCGTCCGGAGGGGCACTGTTCGAACTGCGCCTGCCGGCCGGGGCCGTCCCGCCGCCTCCCGCACACCCGACCGCGGAGCGGGCTCAGGAGTCCTGA
- a CDS encoding response regulator transcription factor, producing MRLLIVEDERRLALSLAKGLRAEGFAVDVVHDGNEGLRLASEGVYDLVLLDIMLPGLNGYRVCAALRAAGHDVPILMLTAKDGEYDEAEGLDTGADDYLTKPFSYVVLVARVKALLRRRGSSGASPVLRVGGLVVDTATRRVCRDETEVPLTAKEFAVLEQLVTRAGQVVGKPEILEHVWDFAYDGDPNIVEVYVSTLRRKLGTETIQTVRGAGYRLVTS from the coding sequence ATGCGCCTGTTGATCGTGGAGGACGAGAGGCGGCTCGCGCTCTCGTTGGCGAAGGGCCTGCGGGCCGAGGGTTTCGCCGTGGACGTCGTCCACGACGGCAACGAGGGCCTGCGCCTGGCCTCCGAGGGCGTGTACGACCTGGTGCTGCTCGACATCATGCTGCCGGGCCTGAACGGCTATCGCGTCTGCGCGGCCCTGCGCGCGGCCGGCCACGACGTGCCGATCCTGATGCTCACGGCCAAGGACGGTGAGTACGACGAGGCGGAAGGCCTGGACACCGGCGCCGACGACTACCTGACGAAGCCGTTCTCGTACGTCGTCCTGGTGGCGCGCGTCAAGGCGCTGCTGCGCCGCAGAGGTTCCTCCGGCGCGTCACCGGTCCTGCGTGTCGGAGGGCTCGTCGTCGACACGGCCACCCGCCGGGTGTGCCGGGACGAGACCGAAGTGCCGCTCACCGCGAAGGAGTTCGCCGTTCTGGAGCAGCTCGTGACACGGGCGGGGCAGGTGGTCGGCAAGCCCGAGATCCTCGAACACGTCTGGGACTTCGCGTACGACGGCGACCCGAACATCGTCGAGGTGTACGTCAGCACGCTGCGCCGGAAACTCGGCACGGAGACGATCCAGACCGTGCGCGGCGCCGGCTACCGGCTGGTGACCTCGTGA